In Natronincola ferrireducens, the DNA window TCCTAATAGTATTACATCAACAGAATCGAGGGGGAGGAGATTGGCTGATGTCAGGAGACTAGAGGATATAGCAGACCAATCTGCCCTCGATTCTTACACTAGAAGAATTGCTATTAATGCTACAAATATCTATAGCCATATAACTTTTCCAACAGCGATTATGCCTATGCATGATTACTTAGATACACTTCAAATACAATACTCTCCCCTTGGAGTAAGCGATATATACCAGGAGACATCATGGGAAATTGACCTGCAGGTAGGTGGGGAGATGAGGCATACAGTTAGAAAGGTGGTATATCTATGACTACGTATAAAACAGCTACAGTTTTTAATATCAATGCCCAAGGAATACGTGTCACTTTTGCTGGTGAGACTACCCCAACATTAAAAAGATATAAAAGATTAAGTAGCTATAGCCCTACAGTAGGTGATAGGGTCCTGATGGTAGAAGTCAGTGGAACATATATTATACTTGGGAAGATAGAATAGAGGTGATAGTATGAAGGAATTTAATTTAACGTTAGGTGTTATGGAGGCTCTCAAGGTTCTCCCTTTTGAAATAGTGAGTCAAGATTTAAACAGCAACAAACTCAATATAACTCTTGTTAAAGATGGCACCCTAGAACCTTATACGCTATCCGGAACAACCGTAGTACTATATTTTAAGCGTGAGGATGATGAAAGGTATCAGCAGTATGCAACGATTACTAATGCAGCACAGGGACAGATAGAGATTGTTCTTGATGTAGATATAATTGCAAAGAGAGGAAATGTATTTGCTGAGGTAGCTGTTTATACTGGTGAAGAAATGAAATGTACCAGTCAGTTATTCGGCTTTAGGGTTAGAGATAGCATTAATAATGCTGAAACCCATGTGTCAGGCAATGCTTTACCTGATTATCGTAGGGAAATGCAAAGACTAGAAACCATTTTAGATAATCTAATTATTTCAGCTGGAGACAGTAATCCTGAAATCGTTGCTGCTAGGTATAGTTTTCTAGAAGGTATGACATTTACCACACTTGGAGATAGACTTGATTTCATTGAATCAAAAACTGAGGGACATATTAATAAAAAAATTGAAAATGAAGGCATTCATGGAATTAGAGTGGAAGAAGGAGAACTTGAATTTCTTGTAGACAATGTTTGGAAGAGAGTTTCAGGAATGGAACCACATGGCAATGATTTTCATGATCCTGCTTTCGAAACCAAGGCCGACGCTGATGCGCATAAGGCAGAAAGTGCGTCTAAACATATTAAAGAAAGCGGAAGTAATGCAAATGGAAAATATATTAAGTTTGATGATGGGACAATGATATGCTCAATTAAAGATTTTCGATTAAACACTATAAACGGTAGTAGTGGTGCAACTGACATACGAAACACATGGACATTTCCTGCATTGTTTGTAGATAACAATATAATTGTACATATGACAGGTGGTACAGCAGCTAGATTAGGTTCGGAAACACAGACTTCTGATTCTTTTGTTATTGCAGGATCTACAAGAGCTGTACCTACGCCTTCGACCTGTATATGCAGTGTATTTCAGAGAGAAATTGATTTTTTTGCTGGTAATTATATTGATCAGCATTTGTTAGCAACAGGGAGGTGGAAGTAATGATTAGCTTAAATCACACTCCACAAAGAGCTGAGATGAAAGCAGAATATGTAATAGAAAATGATGTTTTAACAGTGACTATTGGTGAATCAACAGAAATATTTGATTTTACAGGACTATCAGAAGGCATAGCAGAGGAAATAATTGTTGAAATATTACCTATTAACCCTATTGTATCAGCAGAAAAAACAGGCGATGTAATCACTGTAACTGTAATTAGGTTTTATGATGCAGAAGAAAAGCACTTATTTGAGGCAGGTGAAGTTAATGAAGATTAAGTGGAAGACTAAATCTCAAATAGAGCAGGAAAAATTAGAACAAGAACAAAAGAAAGCTAAAAAAGAAAAGTTTAAAGGTAAGAGTTTATTAGCTAAAGATAAAGACGAATTACTAGAACAAATAGCAAAGGACTTAGGTTATCTTTAAGTCGGATTAGGAAATTTTTGCGACATAAATTAATGGTAAAATCTTCTTAAAATGGTTGTTTTCGGAACATATGTTTGGTATAATATAGGTAGTATCAAAAACAGAGAAAAGAGCCGCAACTCGGACAAAGTTAACCGGCTCTTTTCAATACCATCTCACATAGGAGATTTGCCTATATTATACCATCATTTTACAATTTAATCAATAAAAATTTAGTCTCCTATGTGAAGAACATAGGGGGAGATTGTATTGAAAAAAGAAGAAGCTATTATTAGAATCGTAGGGAAAATTGACTTAGAGTACGATGGCATAGTAGATCAACAGAAGGTTAGATCCATTATTGAAGAAGTTTTATATGATTATGAACTTGTCTCAACGTCTAGAGAGCTTGTTATTGTTAATGATATGCATGATAAGATCATGTTATATCTAGCAACTAGGAAAATTGATGGACTGGCAAAGAGAACGCTTGAGGCATACAGCCGGCATTTAAACAGATTTGCCCATTATATGAGGAAGAATATTGAAGATATCAATGCTATGGATATCAGAATGTACTTAGCCTCATATTCTAAAACTGGTGTGAAAAATACAACTCTAGCAACGGAAATTAACT includes these proteins:
- a CDS encoding BppU family phage baseplate upper protein; amino-acid sequence: MEALKVLPFEIVSQDLNSNKLNITLVKDGTLEPYTLSGTTVVLYFKREDDERYQQYATITNAAQGQIEIVLDVDIIAKRGNVFAEVAVYTGEEMKCTSQLFGFRVRDSINNAETHVSGNALPDYRREMQRLETILDNLIISAGDSNPEIVAARYSFLEGMTFTTLGDRLDFIESKTEGHINKKIENEGIHGIRVEEGELEFLVDNVWKRVSGMEPHGNDFHDPAFETKADADAHKAESASKHIKESGSNANGKYIKFDDGTMICSIKDFRLNTINGSSGATDIRNTWTFPALFVDNNIIVHMTGGTAARLGSETQTSDSFVIAGSTRAVPTPSTCICSVFQREIDFFAGNYIDQHLLATGRWK